In Peptostreptococcus equinus, the DNA window GAAGCAGCATTTTTAAAAGGAATAAGATCTCTTGAAACAGGAAAATTTTCATTAGTTCATAAAGCATCTGAACTAAAGTCCCTATCAGAGTTAAAGAAGAGCATAGTAGTGCCAGATGATGAAAGAATTTTTGACCTAGCAGAAATGATTAGAAGAGGTTACAAGATAGAGATGATATCTCATATTACTGGTATGGATGAATGGTTCCTTAATAAGTTTAAATGGATAGTAGATCAAGAAGAAAAGCTAAAAGCCATGAAAATAGAAGACCTAAATAAGGAATATCTACTTGAGTTAAAGAAAAAAGGATTTTCAGATAAGGGCATAGGAGACCTAATGAAAATAGATTCAGAAAATATAGTAGAACTTAGAAAATTATATGGAATTCAGCCAGCTTACAAAATGGTCGACACATGTGGTGGAGAATTTGATGCCTTGTCGCCTTATTATTATTCTACATATGAGCAGTTTGATGAGGTAGAAGTAAGTGACAAGAAAAAGATAATAGTACTTGGTTCAGGTCCTATTAGAATAGGGCAAGGAATTGAATTTGATTACTGCTCAGTTCATTCTATTATGGCTCTTAGAAAAATGGGAATAGAAACTATAATCATAAATAATAATCCGGAAACTGTAAGTACGGATTTTGATACATCAGACAAATTGTATTTTGAACCTTTGACAGAGGAAGAAGTTTTAAATATAATTGAAAAAGAAAGACCAGAAGGAGTTATATTACAATTTGGAGGTCAGACTGCTATAAAACTTGCAAAGTTCCTTCACGAAAAAAATATAAATATCTTAGGAACAGATTTCAATGATATAGATGCTGCGGAAGATAGAGAAAAATTTGAAGAATTACTAGAAAAACTAAATATAAATAGGCCTAAAGGTAAGGGTATTTGGTCAGTAGAAGAAGGTTTGGAAGTGGCAAAAGAATTAGGTTTTCCAGTACTTGTTAGGCCATCATATGTACTAGGTGGACAGGGAATGGAAATAACTTATGATGAAATAAGGCTAACTCAATACCTAGAAGATGCTTTTGAAAGAGATTCTCTAAATCCAGTACTAATAGACAAATACCTAACAGGTAGAGAAATAGAAGTAGATGCTATATGTGATGGTAAGGATATTTTAATACCCGGTATAATGGAACACCTTGAAAGGGCAGGGGTTCACTCAGGCGATAGTATTACTATGTATCCAAGCCAGTCTATATCTCAAAAGATAAAAGAAAAAATATATGAGTATACAAAGCTTATGGCAAGGAATTTAAATGTTATAGGTATGGTAAATATTCAGTTTATTGAGTATAAAGAAGATCTATATATAATAGAAGTAAACCCTAGAGCAAGCCGTACAGTGCCATACATTTCAAAGGTGAGTGGAGTACCTATTATAGACTTAGCAACTAAGTGTATGTTAGGTCATAAACTGGAAGACTTAGGATATGGAACAGGAGTATACAAGACACCAAAGTACGTATGTGTAAAAGTACCAGTATTTTCTATGTCAAAATTATCAAGGGTTGAAGTAAGCTTAGGTCCGGAAATGAAATCAACAGGAGAGGTACTAGGTGTAGGAGAAAGCTTAGAAGAAGCTTTATATAAAGGATTCTTGGCATCGGGTCAAAGAGTATCTGACAAAAATAAAAAAGTTTTAGCAACAATAAATAATAATGATAAGGAAGAATTTATTGAGATAGCTAAAATAATGAATGAGCAAGGTTACACATTTGTAGCGACTGAAGGTACAGCAAAATCTTTAAGTAAATCAGGTATTGAATGTGAAGTGGTAAATAGGGTGGAAGAACCTAGGCCTAATATACTTGATGTAATCAGAAATAAGCAAGTGGATATAATAGTAAATACTCCTACAAAAGGTAATGATTCTACAAGAGACGGTTTTAAAATAAGAAGAACCGCAATAGAATTTCAAACGGAGATAATGACATCTTTGGATACATTAAAAGCAATGGTTGCAGTCAATAGAAAACATGTGAATTCAGATTTAATGAAAGTATATGCGCTTGACGAAATAAAATAAAATATATAGTAAGTAGATTTTAAAATACAAAATTTGATATTAGATTAAAGCTAGCATTATAATAATAAAATGCTAGCTTTTGTGTTATTTAACGCAAAAACAATATGTATTTAACACATCTAAAAAAAAAGAATGTTATTATATATATAATTTTATAGGAGGTAGTATGTTAAAAGATAAAGGAATAGTAAATTTAATTTTAGCAATAGCATTAATAATCTTAGTCCTTGCTATTGGCATTTATATAAAAAGTGATAAATTACGTAATAGTAATATCAAAGAAAACACCAGTGATTCAAATTCTAGTGTAATAGTTGATTATAATAGATGGTATTCTTTGGATTTAAAAAAAGAATTTAAGAATATATTATTGGCAAAGAGAAATACTAATATAACAGGACCAATGGCTGTAGAGTTTTATTACAAAAATGATAAATATAAGAATAAAATAGCCACTATAAAGTCTGTACAACCTAAAGATTGGAAATTTTCTGGCTATAGAAAGATAATAGGGGTACTGGACAAAAATGGTAAGGAAAGGATATTATTTTTGGAATACAATAATGAAGAAATGGATAAAATGAGCCGAAGCGAAAGAAATTTAGTAAAAAGATCAATATTATCAACAATAAAAGATGATATAAAAGCAATAGATGGAACAACGATACAAAACGAACAAGAATATGATGAGAAGATTCAGAATGAACTAGAAAATATCAAATAATTGTACTCATAAAAAGTATCCTCCATTTAAGAAAAATATTGTGGAGGATGTTTTTTATTGTTGTATTTTTAATTATACAGTAATTTAAGCTTGTTGAGATTCCATTTCTTTCATAGCATTAAGTGTTTCTGATAGAAGTTCATCTAACTCCCAACCTAAATTTTCAGCACCTTGTTTTATTACATCTCTTGAACAACCTGCTGCAAATTTTTTATCTTTAAATTTCTTTTTTAGTGATTTTAATTCCATATCTGATACACTTTTTGAGGGTCTCATTAATGCAGCTGCGCCAATAATACCGGTTAATTCATCACTAGCGAATAATATCTTTTCCATTTGTTTTTCAGGTTTTACAGTAGATCCTGTCATACCATAACCATGACAAATGGTCGAATCTATTATAGATTGATCAAGTCCTTCATCTTTCATTATTTCTACCTGTTTTACACAATGTTCATCTGGATATTCTTCAAAATCTAAATCGTGTAATAAGCCTACAATCTGCCAAAAGTCTACATTTTCTGGATCATATTTTTTTGCAAAATATCTCATCACATAACCTACTGTTTCACCATGTTGGATGTGAAAAGGTTCCTTGTTATATTTTTTTAGAATATCCAATGCCTGTTCATAAGTTGGTATTGTTCCCATATAAATCACTCTCCCTTTTTATGATTATAATATAAATTTATTTGATATACTATAATTTT includes these proteins:
- the carB gene encoding carbamoyl-phosphate synthase large subunit, with translation MPKIDSIKKTLVLGSGPIIIGQAAEFDYSGTQACQALKEEGIEVVLINSNPATIMTDQEIADHIYIEPLTLDFIEKIIDKERPDSLLAGMGGQTGLNLAVELYEAGILEKYGVKIIGTSVESIKKGEDRDTFRDVMNEIGQPVIESDIVTTIEEGLTYAKVIGFPVVVRPAYTLGGTGGGIAEDETELREILTHGLQLSPVTQCLLEKSIKGWKEIEYEVMRDSNGNCITVCNMENVDPVGVHTGDSIVVAPSQTLSNVEYQMLRTASLDIINAIGVEGGCNVQIALNPESMEYAIIEINPRVSRSSALASKATGYPIAKVAAKIALGYTLDEIENAVTKKTNACFEPTLDYVVVKIPKWPFDKFKKANRKLGTKMMATGEIMSIGSNFEAAFLKGIRSLETGKFSLVHKASELKSLSELKKSIVVPDDERIFDLAEMIRRGYKIEMISHITGMDEWFLNKFKWIVDQEEKLKAMKIEDLNKEYLLELKKKGFSDKGIGDLMKIDSENIVELRKLYGIQPAYKMVDTCGGEFDALSPYYYSTYEQFDEVEVSDKKKIIVLGSGPIRIGQGIEFDYCSVHSIMALRKMGIETIIINNNPETVSTDFDTSDKLYFEPLTEEEVLNIIEKERPEGVILQFGGQTAIKLAKFLHEKNINILGTDFNDIDAAEDREKFEELLEKLNINRPKGKGIWSVEEGLEVAKELGFPVLVRPSYVLGGQGMEITYDEIRLTQYLEDAFERDSLNPVLIDKYLTGREIEVDAICDGKDILIPGIMEHLERAGVHSGDSITMYPSQSISQKIKEKIYEYTKLMARNLNVIGMVNIQFIEYKEDLYIIEVNPRASRTVPYISKVSGVPIIDLATKCMLGHKLEDLGYGTGVYKTPKYVCVKVPVFSMSKLSRVEVSLGPEMKSTGEVLGVGESLEEALYKGFLASGQRVSDKNKKVLATINNNDKEEFIEIAKIMNEQGYTFVATEGTAKSLSKSGIECEVVNRVEEPRPNILDVIRNKQVDIIVNTPTKGNDSTRDGFKIRRTAIEFQTEIMTSLDTLKAMVAVNRKHVNSDLMKVYALDEIK
- a CDS encoding hydrolase, encoding MGTIPTYEQALDILKKYNKEPFHIQHGETVGYVMRYFAKKYDPENVDFWQIVGLLHDLDFEEYPDEHCVKQVEIMKDEGLDQSIIDSTICHGYGMTGSTVKPEKQMEKILFASDELTGIIGAAALMRPSKSVSDMELKSLKKKFKDKKFAAGCSRDVIKQGAENLGWELDELLSETLNAMKEMESQQA